The segment AAAtagtatttatttatattaataaggATATGAAAATATGACTAACAATTGtatatattataaaagaataaaaaaatcgtGTAGCACATAAGGGGCTACATAGATCTTGTATAATATAACCTTGACTAACTTCAAACTATTTTTACTGAATAATTATAGTCTAGCACGTGTAGGTATAGATATAGATTATCAAATTTAATTGTCACATTATCCAAACACATATTCATTATTTACAATTATATCGTGATAGAAAAATCTAACAATCATGACTTTTTCCAATATACATATGTTCAATTGCATTATATAATTTATTGTTAACAAAAATCTTCATATATGTCATGAAGTGTTTATTTCCTCGAGATAAATAAATGTTCGAAGCACATGATTTTATCTACGTGAatataattaatgatttaaaaaaaatatatcgaAAGATATTAAGCCTAAACATTTTTTATACAATGTAGAAAATGGAACGAGCAAGGGCGAGAGGTGGAACGGCTAGGGTTTCAAATGGAGGTGTTGCAAAGGCTTTAGTGGAGGGAGATGGAGGCTCAAATGAGGACGGCAATGATTTTTTTGCAATCTTTGGCCTCCGTACCTTGTGTTTGGTGGGTGTCTTGGCTTCTTGCTACTTGGGTTTGGAGTTTTATGCTCCACTATGGTTTACTACTTTCGATGTTGATGGGAATGCAACCCATGTTGGGTCCTTTGTTGCCACCACAAATCTGGTCTCTCCCCCTTTGTTGGGTGCTTGGACATGCGTGGCTGCCGGTTACGTCCCTTTTGCTAAGGCAGGCTCTCCGGCGTTGTTGTGGGATCTTGTTGTTTCGTGGGTTCCTGATTTTTACCAGTTACTTGCCCTATATTCCACACAATCTCCATAATACCACACAATTTGCGGCAAGGACAATAATTTGAAAGGCAAAATAGAGTGCGATGTGAAGACTGATATGCATCATAATATTTCAAGTTGATGAACAGAAAAGTCACATGCAAGAAGAAGATTGAAATTGCATTCGGATGCACACAAACGAGATAAGGGTTTTGTGGTTAAGAAGAAGATTGAAATTGCATTAAGATGCACACAAACGAGATAAGGGTTTTGTGGTTAAGAAGAAGATTGAAATTGCATTCAGATGCACACAAACGAGATAAGGGTTTTGTGGTTAAGGTACACGCCCATTGAGatttttgtaattatatttttaaaagatgCATACTGTGAAAAAAATTATGAAGGTTAGATGGATTTGACAACAGCCTGTCGAATAGACAGATGGAAGACTTTCTGATATGTCCAAATTTGAATTCATTGGAGTTGCATTGAAATCCACACTGCAAAGAAAAGTGAGGATAAGATTTATGTGATCACCTTTCCAAACCCAATTTTGTAGCTGTAGTCAAATTTATCAGCTACTTAAGTATTTGTATTCATTTATCATCATAAAAGAAAACTGATGGAGATTCAGTTTTGTCTCCGTCGTGCAGAAGAGGATTAATTTTTGTGGAAGATGTATTATGCATGGAGGGCAGAGACAGCCAAGGGAAGCGTGTTTTACATATATAGAAGCAGAGTGAAAGAGGCGAGGAAAGAGTGAATAAGAATATATTCGTCATTTACAACTCTATTTCAACTGAAAAATTTAAGAATCATAACATTTCCCaatatacatatatttaattaaattatataatttattattaattagacTCTTCATATATGTCATTAGGTGTTTAGTTTTTTTATACAGTAAAAGTTGGGAGTACATGGcagaatttgaaaaaaaatattaatagaaattaaacttaaacatttttttgtttaatattatttatatcatCAATCTTAAAAAATTGACACAAAATCTTTTACTCAAAATTAACAAATTTTCACACTTTGATATCACACCATACACTCATTAGAAATTAGAaccatatttattaaaaaaataaataaataaaactaacaaACAATTATGTGACATGCAAATGACCATAGACTCCTCTTAAATAATTTTAAACTATATAACTGAATAAATAAAGTCTAACACGTGCAAATACGATTCTAAATCATCAAATTTAATAGTGAATATCTTACCATATCTTGAACAATCATAACTTGAGAGTTCATGATTTTATTGGTTTGGAGATCATGAATGGCTGAAGGAAGGTTATCTTTATAATTCTCCTGTTTTATTCATTCGTCGGCATCCAAGCGATATTCTTTAAAGTCTCATTCGTTAACCAGGCCTGTAAACTCAAGTAGTTCAAGTAGTTGTTGACTTTCTAGCCACGCATGTTATCCCTCCGACAATCTTAATTATAGAAAAAGTATTGTATTTAGAACCGGCGGACAAGAAAGTACCGTGATGAACACAAATTCGAAAACTTTCCACAGGAGATAATGACCTGAGTAATCATGAATCTTGACCGTAGAAATTTTGTTCCTTTGTATAGCCTACTAAAAGCTAAGAGTTGTTGGAGCTCAGATACCCCACGGCAAGGGAATCCCAAAGACATGGCTTCGTCTCTCCCACGTCTGCACGCAGTAATGGTGCCACTTCCTGCTCAAGGCCATATCAACCCTTTCTTTCACTTGGCAAAACTTTTAGCTGCCCGGGGATTTTTCGTCACTTTCATCAATACAAAGTGGACAGAGGAAAGAATTTTTCGACCTCCTAACGATGCCACTGCGATCTCTCGTCGGTTGCAGCAGCAAGGAATGCACTTTCGCTTTCTCTCTCTTCCTGACGGCCTCCCTCCTCACCATCCTCGCCTTCTTATAATCCATGAGTTTTTCCAAGCGATACACAAACTAAGCCCCGCCATGGTTCGACTCCTACAAAGTACGGCCGATGAGGCTCCACCAATAACATGCATAATAGCGGATTCTCTCTTCGCCTGTTCTGAAGAGGTGGCCACAGTGCTTGGTGTTCCCCGCGCCATATTCTGGACATTCTCTTGCTCTGCGTCCATTGCGTTAACTAATTCCCGGTTTCTCTTCGACAAGGGACTCATTCCAGTCAATGGTATGATTTAACGTCAATTTGCATAGTTATTTGCGTATCTGAAAATGTTTCAAAATATTTATTGCTATTTACGGTGTTGTGTACAGTGAAGGAGGCACAGCGCCCAGAAAACCTTATCACTTGTCTGCCCGGAAACATTCCACCAGTCAAACCAACGGATTTGATAATATTCTTCCGAAGCAAGTCCGATCCTATGTTCGATATATTTCTTTACGTATCAGACAAACAGAAGAAGGCTGATTACATGCTTGTCAATACGTTCGATGAGCTTGAAGGTCCGGGAGCCGTAACGGGACTCTCCAATGGGTGTCCCGTTCTCACCGTCTGCCCTGTCTTCTTCCCGGAGTTTCTCCAAGCCAGTGACTCTTCTGTGAACATTTCAACAAGCCTTTGGGAGGATGATCTTGACTGCCTTAAGTGGCTTGACACGCAAGAACCCTCATCTGTTCTGTACGTCTCTTTTGGGAGTATCGCAGTTATGTCGATTGAGCAGTTGCAAGAACTGGCTCTAGGGCTGGAGGCCAGCCAGCAGCCGTTTCTGTGGGTAGTGAGGATTGACATAGCCGGTGGACACGCCGCAGTTTTGCCTGAAGGATTTAGCGAACGAGTTAATGGCCGTGGAATGCTTGTGGATTGGTCTCCTCAGTTAAAAGTTTTGGCTCATCCATCTGTTGGAGGATTCTTGACGCACAACGGCTGGAACTCTACTCTGGAAAGCATAAGCATGGCAGTGCCTATGATCGGATGGCCGCTGTGGGCTGAACAGTATCACAACGCCAGACTTTGCAAAGAGATATGGAAGATAGGCATGGATATTGAGTCTCGGCTAGAAGATGACACAGTGTTGGTAACAAGAGAGGAGGTGGAGAAGGTTGTTCGAATGATGATGATGACTGGGGATGAAGGGAGTGATTTGAGAAAGAGGGCGCTAAAGCTGAAGGAAGCTGCCCTCAGAGCAGTAATAGCGGGAGGTTCGTCGCATggaaatttggataagtttacacAAGACATGATCGGAAGAGCCAACTCTCTATCCATATAAAAATAAATTTCCTTCCTCTTATGGTTTGTTCTTGAAAGATATGAACAAAAAGCTGGTTGAACATTTTTCATATGCTTTCTTTCCAAATATGATGTACTGTTTTCAATGTTTAAGAATCGGATTGCATGCCTGGAGAAAGTAACTCGCAAATGTCCTAAGAACGAATTACTATCAGCAGCAAGGGAATATTGATTTTCGTATTACCTTGACGTGTCTCTTATAATGATCTAGATAAAATTAAGAAGTCGTTATATGCTTACCCTCTCTATTTTCTTTGGACGTTTCCCTTTAATCTCACACTGTGATTTTAAATGTTctttttttcattctttttcattttGTGATTTTGTTTTCTTCTCACAATTCATATTAGTGATGTGGATTCATAGAAGAGGAATATTAGAACAATTTATCATTTATTTCTTATTGTAAAGGTGGTCTTTTTATGAGATGAATTGAGTTGACTTCATGCATTTTAAGATATGCAAGATGATAGAATTAACAATTATATCTTATCATGCAATATCTAGTTAGTTTGAAAGTCATAATGTTGACAAGGTCATAACATTGTTGTGGTGGTCATCAAGGTTCAAACTTACATTGGGTCCTTGAAATCATAACCATATGCCTATGTTGAGCTAACATGCTTGTAGGATATGTGCCTTCATTGGGTTGTTGAGCTTGCAAGTTGTGGGTTTTCACTAGGTTGTTGGGCTTGCAAGTTTGGATATTATGATAATTCCTTGGAGACAGAGATCCCTAGTAGCAATCAAGATGATAAAACCATTGCATAGTAAGTTGTCACTCTAGACTCAAACCAAGCTAAAAACTTGGGTAACCCACATCAAAAATATGTTTTTGGTAAAGACAATAGTGTAGCAATCAAGTCATAACATTGTCATGGcatccaccaaggttcaaaccccctcGAAGTCTTTTAGCTTGTAGACCATGTGGATCTATCACACTAATATGCTtggaagatgtgtgcctttgttgggCTATTGTGCACACAAGATATGGGTATTTATTGGATTGTTATGATCATGAGTTTAAATATGGTGATAATGTCTTGGAGACCAAGGCTTCCCAATATTAGCCTTGGCAAGAAGAGACCTCATGTTAGTGGTCTCAATAAACTCAAACCACATTAAAAATATGAGTAACCcacattaaataaatattgaagTTCTTTACATTTCTTGAATGTaactttattttttaatatagTAACAAGATGGTTGCACttttagttttgtttttattttattttacaaaaaaatttgtAACATATAAATTACACTTTTATAATATTTAGCaacataatcatttacatttattAGTATATGATAATATCAATTAGATTAATCaactaaatatttcaaaataaattCTAAAGTGGTGAATTAAAAGATAAGTATGTTTCTATGGATTTATTTTAATAGAGATTTCATATAAAACAATAAAGCATAGCTTAGAAAAGAATTTTTTGGTATAgttaaatttttaatataaatgTCATATAAGATAGCaacaataataatatataattaaacaaatattgctAAGCTACAACAAATAGTAGATATAAACCCTAGTGGCTATGGTTACGAGTTTGGCTATGAATGGCAGAAGATTTTACAGAGATAGAAAAACAGGGGAGGAAGACGTGGAgaatttttttgataaagataatgagCATTTAAGAGTTAATAAAATGGTGGATGGTGGCTACAACAAAAAGGACCTAATGGCTCCCTAGGCAGATATGGCCAAATTCATTATGAGGTAAATTACGCTTGATGGCAAATATGCtagtatcttttcttatcattttaccatcttaaatcactttaggcatggcaaaGTTATTTCAATTCCATTCTATCTGGTTTCTTCTTTAGAGAATAGTATAGAAAAACATGTTGAGAATCCAAATAATCtggtcctccatgaagggcttattgtgctcattatggagtacaccaaagcccatgaagttgtgccctctctctctGAGAAAGGTCAAATCCCTAATACTGATGTTCAAGATGTCTCTGATACCGATATGGAGATGAAGGATAGTGGGAGAGCCAAACATCTTGTTGACCCTAATTACAAGTtggttgaagagggtgagatgttggtcactcctggaacccatagcagcaagaacccccccaaatgggctgcaagtaaatataaatcaaTGAGCAAGATGGTTTCTCAAACTGAGCCTTATTCCAAAAAAAAAGAAGTTGGTTGCTAAAGACTATGGTCCCAAGACCTTGGACTAGGAAATCAAATTGGAAATTCCTCTTCATGTCTTGAAGGAGAAGCAGGGGACTCTACCTAAAGATGTTGATAGTGGCTTACAAAAGGAAAGTGTTCTGAtgaatctggtgatggaagtgACTAGAAGCTAGGAGAACCATtggaagtgggtggggaaggagattgataccctAAAAGAGGGGATTGATATCTTCATTGATTCGCCTGAGCCTAACAAAATGGAGAAGCTTATGATCATGACCCAAAAGCTTTCCCATGATGtggaggttatgaaatgtaatcatgagcaaagaattgagaaggttgagcagtctatggaggagatcaagaataacctTAAGAATCTGGTAGACATAAGCGAGGCCATGAGAAATAGTATGGAGGAGctggaaaagatcaatgccatggtggtAGAGTACATATCCAATCTTATTGACAGTGATTATCCTGGTGATAGTAACAGAAATAAAGAACTGGGTTGTTAAGAATCTGTTGTGGGTGGTAATAAAACAATGGGCCCTAGTTCCAGGACCAAaagcaggagcaacaataagggtacctccaggttcattatggaggacttggaggaaatcaacaaggttaccatccagaagaacaaggagctggtgcactcCTTGAGTGTTTGTCTGTACTTTGTTTTGTTGTctgttgtttctttttgcttttgagctCAGTCTAGGGTGTTCCCCTGTTTTGCTGTTGGTTTTTGTTTGGTTGGCTGATGATGATTTTCTGTAAAActcttggtttcgggtccatgtaaaacctgtttatttttatcaaaaataaatagtACATATAAAATCAGTGGTATAGTATATTTTATAATCTTATAGTACATTAATATAAATATGTAAATACAAGAGCAAGCATATTATAATAGATCATTGGAGGTGATGCATTTTGTTCTCATGTTTGTAAGTTTTGAGCAATAAAATATGAAACAAAAGAACATGCAAAACATATCATATTTTTAAATGATAGATAGTTTAATATTtataaacagatatatgtaactcAGTAAGTGTTATTAGATAGATTACATACAAAATAGCATAAACCAATAATatagatttaaataaaaaaatgatgaaAGAAACAAAAGACTTAATCTCTTAGGTAGTCATTAGCTAGTCTTTCTATGTCAATTGGTCTTTTCCTGGTCCCTATGTTCTTGTTTCTTTTTTGCTGGTCCTTTTTTTGTGTTTTAGTTTTCTTTAGTCTCTCAGTTGTCTCACTCCTTGTGAGCTCCTCTCTATTGCCTTAATGGTTGTTTTTGTAAAAAGAGTTTGGATTGTCTCCCACTTTACCTAATCAAAATAGAAGAGTTGTCATAATTATGTCTACAAGAAGAGTAATAAGAATGATTTTTCTCCATGTTctcaaagaaaatatttaatttcatTTGTAAAATCAATATGCATATGATTGAATTACAAAgccttattaaaaataaataatttcatgTAATTATAGAAGTACAACACTTAAATTATAGTGAAACTCAAGTGAATAAGATCATAAACAAAGATAAAATTATATTAGGTGTTACTTTTTTCTTACATGAAAAAGAATATAAGAGGACAATGCTTCATCATGAAGAAATTTAGAGTTATAGATAATATAAACATTTTTAACTAGTTATGTATGATGGTTATCTTAACTAGTCCTCTTCTTAATTGATTTGTACAACATGTGGACTATCTTGTACGTATTAATATCTTCGATATTTTAGTGTGTGGCATACATTAAAACCTACAATGAAACACATTCTACATATATAAATCAATGTGATTCCTTGGTGCCAAATGTTGTTGAGGttgatttttttctttcaattGGTAGACCTTGTTCTTTATGGATTGTTAAGAACCATGTCATTTCAAGAAGAATTTGGTTATGCTCCACTTTTATTATTAGGATGATAAGCACATTTTTTAATTGGGTGTGTTCCAAGTTGAGTCTATTTATTGTTTGAATTAtacaacaataaataaaaaatatttggtgGTTATTGTCATTTGTTTATAGAATCAAGTCAACTTTTCCTAATGCACCAATTTACAAGACTCACTAGTACACATAGATTATAACTTAGCATAACTTTTGGCAAATACGTGAGAGAAGTTTTACATCTAGTTGTTCATCCTCTAGATTTGGGCATGATACATCCCATAGTTGCTCTACATGTCATCTTGCAATGAGCCTTTCCTATAATTGTATCATATATTTATTGTATaaacaaattaaattatttttagcaAACAAATGCATTGAGCGAAATAAGTTATTTTTTCTTTAGTGCCAAGAGAAGAATTAGAAAATGACATTAGAATCTCCAAGTGTAGTAGAGTATGTACCATTTTGATTATATTTgaaaaaaatgcaaggaaatcaactTGAGCTAGTCCTTTTCCGTTTTGACAAATAATATTTTTCAATGGCACCATTATTTCTATGTTTCACCCAAGTGTTGTTCCATATGATGCTCTAGTacataaaggaatttccttcactTGTGTTAGTTCACGTAGATCATGAAAATGAATCACTACAAGACCATTCAAAATattgatgtgattgggaaatgCTTCACCTAACCTACTATCAAAGGGTTCCAACAACATTACCTTGATGAATCTCATCTCACTATAATAACCAATGAAATTAAATGCAATCTTTCAATATATGTTTGTTGTGTTTGACCTTATAAAATATCAATATCTTTTGTTAGTTCGCACAGAGGGAAAAATATATATTGGATTTATGTATCTTGATAGAAATGACTCTTGTTGTGATAGATTGTAAGTGTAAATATTGTGTTTTCAACTAGGATATCTCCTTTCTAGGATCTAGACATATTCACACATAGCTTAATcttattttttttcataattttgtctcACCTTATTTATTTGATACATGCATCCTCATCATTTTTACAATGTATGATCCATGCTCATCACTTGCTTGAACACTTGTTAAGTGATCTCACAAGTGTTCCATTTTTTGAGGGGTAGTTAGTCATTGTGTTCTACCTTCTCAACTTCTCTACGTTGCTTATATATGCCAAGTATATCATTTTATTGAAAAAACCTTCATATTACATGTTGGACATACTATTGTACACTATTTGTTCACTAATGGAAGGTTATCAATTTGTGATTTTAAATCTTGACATAATCTAACCTGGTATCAAAGTAAAGAATAGACATTCCTTCCCACATCAAGATGACTCTGCCAAATATCCCTATCAAATAAGTGTCTTGAATACAAATGAACATTATCATTGGGTCATAAAGCCCAAGAAACAAATCTTTAATTTTGTAAAAAACCACTAATTTTgaaatctaattaaaaaaattgTACCAATCACCTATTGTACAAAATAGTAATATACAAATTCATATAAAAtcgattatttaattttttaaattgcaATTATTTTTGTTAAGAGAGCAGTCTTTTCCATACAAATTTAACTTGTCTACTTCAAATTTTTTCTAAAAGGTAGATTTTTATTACCAAATTTGGTTTTGCAATTGTCGGTAATTGATCTCTCGTTCATACAATTTATTCAGAGGATCGATAACATAATCTACAGGATCGTCTGCTGGAACAACTTCTGCGGCAATTGATCTCTCATTCATACAATTTATTCAGAGGTTGACTTTCTCTCTTTTTATAGGTTTTCAAAAATATTGTATGTTTTCCTATGCATTATCTTATGAAGTCGAAGGATTTTATTTACTATGACTAAATCTCGCTACTCTACGCGTAGCTAACACTGGCAAGTAACAGATGGAGACTCATAGTGATGGCTCCGTGCAAGCCACAATTTATAGAGCATCCCAACTCTCTAGGTGATGGTTTTTTCCATTTTCAACAATTACTAGAAAGGGCCATAAAGAGGCTCTAAGGGACTAGAATAGAATTGTTAAAGCCAAACTTTTTATTACATGGCCCCCATTCTGGCCACAGTCCACAATGACCAATGGACTACTCCAATTTTCATGTGGTATCACCATGCCCTTGACCGTCTAAATACTTTTGATTCCTAACATGACCTTGTTTCGTGTCTAAATCACTTATTTACATGTGTGTTGGCATAAAAAAGAAAAGATCCATCATCTCTTGTCAAATGCTAACTATTGTTCTACATGCTTGGATTCAATGTGGTCTGCCAATTCAATCAAGTGACGAGGTAGCTTTGTTTTTCTGACTTGTCTGTGCTCCACTATGTTATAGGCTCAAGTTTTGGCTTTGTTGGCTTTGATCTTTACTAATCCCTCACACACTGTCGAATTCATATAAAGCATAGAAAAGGTTAATTACCCCTCAAGGTGGTATTCACTTCGTACAACAGTAGTGTCCTCCATGGCAAGTACCCATTCAAATACTGGAAAAGATATGAACGAAATCATAAAAATGTTTTGTAATCATGTCGGTGCATTTCCAAATGCTTTTCGAAATCGAAACTCCTCATAAACTAATATTTAGCGAATGGACAGGTGCCGCACAAATAGAGAGAGGAAAGAATTGCAGGAAACGAAATTTGCTAAAGTGAATGAGAATTGAAGCACCAATTATTTGATTTTCGAATTCACTTGCACGCAAATGAAATAAAATCTGGACCCCAGTAATTATAGTGCCAAAACTATTCTGATGACAAGATTGGAACCAGTACTCTTATTAAACTGCCCCTTCATCATTCGAACTGGCAAGCACTAAAAGAATGTCTACTGAACTCTGTTTGTTTTACCCGTTAATAGTTATCGTGGGGATTTGCTCATTATgctaaaaattaatataaaaatattgaagaatttcaatttctataaattttgagaaattttctattcgaatagatttaaaaaataaaatattcagaTTTATTAGTAGATTATCAATATAAGATGTGGTCTTCA is part of the Cryptomeria japonica chromosome 10, Sugi_1.0, whole genome shotgun sequence genome and harbors:
- the LOC131039322 gene encoding UDP-glycosyltransferase 85A8 — its product is MASSLPRLHAVMVPLPAQGHINPFFHLAKLLAARGFFVTFINTKWTEERIFRPPNDATAISRRLQQQGMHFRFLSLPDGLPPHHPRLLIIHEFFQAIHKLSPAMVRLLQSTADEAPPITCIIADSLFACSEEVATVLGVPRAIFWTFSCSASIALTNSRFLFDKGLIPVNVKEAQRPENLITCLPGNIPPVKPTDLIIFFRSKSDPMFDIFLYVSDKQKKADYMLVNTFDELEGPGAVTGLSNGCPVLTVCPVFFPEFLQASDSSVNISTSLWEDDLDCLKWLDTQEPSSVLYVSFGSIAVMSIEQLQELALGLEASQQPFLWVVRIDIAGGHAAVLPEGFSERVNGRGMLVDWSPQLKVLAHPSVGGFLTHNGWNSTLESISMAVPMIGWPLWAEQYHNARLCKEIWKIGMDIESRLEDDTVLVTREEVEKVVRMMMMTGDEGSDLRKRALKLKEAALRAVIAGGSSHGNLDKFTQDMIGRANSLSI